In Carassius carassius chromosome 5, fCarCar2.1, whole genome shotgun sequence, one genomic interval encodes:
- the fam151b gene encoding protein FAM151B isoform X2, whose product MLLISSGIMQQTVRANSQRLYEMIEADVLLRAQDPKVPIMAHPPDNDSDITLQDWLKEVVRSDKGIKLDFKSLAAVSPSMTLLEEVRDQLQGPVWINADILPGPRGTATPLDPHVFLQEVAQKSENDVLSLGWTTGWDVDGDNPGYSWEMIHQMEELCRSLKQPVTFPIRAALLPMSFPQFQWLLKQSDRYSLTVWTGKHDVLTVEDLLLYRQNISKTRIYYDLLESQIKQFKGLPGYT is encoded by the exons ATGCTGCTGATATCGAGTGGTATCATGCAGCAAACAGTAAGAGCAAACTCACAGAGGCTCTACGAG ATGATCGAAGCAGATGTACTTCTCAGGGCTCAAGATCCAAAAGTGCCTATTATGGCTCACCCACCTGATAATGACAGTGATATAACTCTGCAGGACTGGCTTAAAGAAGTTGTGAGATCAGACAAGGGAATAAAATTGGATTTCAAAAG TCTCGCAGCTGTATCCCCATCCATGACTCTACTGGAAGAGGTCCGAGATCAGCTGCAGGGACCCGTGTGGATCAATGCTGATATTCTCCCTGGCCCTAGAGGCACAGCCACCCCTCTGGACCCCCATGTGTTTTTACAGGAAGTAGCACAAAAATCAGAAAATGATGTTCTCTCTTTAGGTTGGACCACTGGATGGGACGTAGATGGAGACAATCCCG GTTATAGCTGGGAGATGATTCATCAGATGGAAGAATTATGCAGATCCCTAAAGCAACCAGTCACTTTTCCAATCCGAGCAGCTCTCCTTCCCATGTCCTTCCCACAGTTCCAGTGGCTCTTGAAGCAGTCAGACCG ATACAGCCTGACTGTATGGACAGGTAAACATGATGTTCTTACAGTGGAGGATCTGTTACTCTACAGACAAAACATCAGCAAAACCAGGATTTACTATGATCTGTTAGAATCTCAGATCAAACAGTTTAAAGGACTACCTGGCTACACCTGA
- the fam151b gene encoding protein FAM151B isoform X1 produces the protein MGLIKHKWYRFILYTTVIAPFVVCYLKLHSLSNSKGPMREHTLEYFLNKGTIQRKDAADIEWYHAANSKSKLTEALRGYAQMIEADVLLRAQDPKVPIMAHPPDNDSDITLQDWLKEVVRSDKGIKLDFKSLAAVSPSMTLLEEVRDQLQGPVWINADILPGPRGTATPLDPHVFLQEVAQKSENDVLSLGWTTGWDVDGDNPGYSWEMIHQMEELCRSLKQPVTFPIRAALLPMSFPQFQWLLKQSDRYSLTVWTGKHDVLTVEDLLLYRQNISKTRIYYDLLESQIKQFKGLPGYT, from the exons ATGGGGTTAATTAAACATAAATGGTATCGTTTTATCTTATATACAACAGTTATCGCACCTTTTGTCGTTTGCTACCTCAAACTACACTCGCTGTCAAATTCCAAAG GACCAATGAGAGAACATACACTGGAATATTTCCTCAACAAGGGGACGATACAAAGAAAAGATGCTGCTGATATCGAGTGGTATCATGCAGCAAACAGTAAGAGCAAACTCACAGAGGCTCTACGAG GTTATGCACAGATGATCGAAGCAGATGTACTTCTCAGGGCTCAAGATCCAAAAGTGCCTATTATGGCTCACCCACCTGATAATGACAGTGATATAACTCTGCAGGACTGGCTTAAAGAAGTTGTGAGATCAGACAAGGGAATAAAATTGGATTTCAAAAG TCTCGCAGCTGTATCCCCATCCATGACTCTACTGGAAGAGGTCCGAGATCAGCTGCAGGGACCCGTGTGGATCAATGCTGATATTCTCCCTGGCCCTAGAGGCACAGCCACCCCTCTGGACCCCCATGTGTTTTTACAGGAAGTAGCACAAAAATCAGAAAATGATGTTCTCTCTTTAGGTTGGACCACTGGATGGGACGTAGATGGAGACAATCCCG GTTATAGCTGGGAGATGATTCATCAGATGGAAGAATTATGCAGATCCCTAAAGCAACCAGTCACTTTTCCAATCCGAGCAGCTCTCCTTCCCATGTCCTTCCCACAGTTCCAGTGGCTCTTGAAGCAGTCAGACCG ATACAGCCTGACTGTATGGACAGGTAAACATGATGTTCTTACAGTGGAGGATCTGTTACTCTACAGACAAAACATCAGCAAAACCAGGATTTACTATGATCTGTTAGAATCTCAGATCAAACAGTTTAAAGGACTACCTGGCTACACCTGA